From the genome of Planctomycetia bacterium:
AAATCTCGCAACCCGCCAGGTCGCCGCGGAACGAGCGCTACGGCGGCAATCTCGCAGCGCCGTGCGGTCGAAATCGCTTGGCCCGAGCGCAGGGGTGGGTTAAGTTGGGGCGGCCCGCTTCCGCCTAGGAGAACCCAGCTTGCCGAGCCTCATCGCCGCCGCACCTGCGCGCCACGCCGGCATGGGCTGGTTCGATTACGCACTCGTGCTCGTTTATCTCTTGTTCACCGCGGGCATCGTGTGGTGGTCGTCGCGCAGGGAAGCGAACACCGAGCAATTCTTTCTCGGCGGACGTCGAATGCCGTGGTTCGCCGTCGGGCTGAGCATCATGGCGACGCTCCTCTCGACGATCACCTATCTCGGCATGCCCGGCGAGTTCATCAAGCACGGCATCACGGCGATGGCGCAATACATCGCCTATCCGCTCGTCGTGCCGGTCGTGTTCTGTTTGTTCGTGCCGTTCTTCATGCGGCTCCGGCTGACGAGCGTCTACGAATATCTTGAGCGCCGCTTCAACTCGCCGACGCGCATCCTCGGCGGCACGCTGTTCTTCTTTTTGAAGATCGGCTGGATCGCGCTGGTGATGTATAGCGCCGCGCTCGCGCTCGAAATGATGGCGCATGCCGACGTGCGTAATATGCTCACGCCGCTCGGCCTCGCAGACCACGGGCTGTACGTGATGATCTTCGCGCTCGGCCTCACGGCGACCAGCTACGCTTTCTTCGGCGGCATGCGGGCCGTCGTCTGGACCGACGTCTTGCAGGCCGTGATGCTCTTCGGGGGCGCGCTCGTCATCATCATCTACGTGATGGCGACGACCGGCGAAGGAATTTCCGTTTGGTGGGACGCCGTCGCAAGCCAACGGACCTCGCGCGCGAAGCCGATCCTCTTCGACGTCAACCCCACGACGCGCCTCACCGTGTTCACCGTGATTCTCAACGGCTTCTTTTGGGCCATGTGTACCCACGGCTCCGATCAAGTCGTGCTGCAACGCTACTTCACGACCACTTCGATTCGCGCCGCGCGCAATAGCTTCCTCATCAACATCGCGGCGCAGGTTTTGATCGGCGTCCTCTTAGCGCTCGCCGGCCTGGCGCTACTTTATTTCTATCTCGTCAACCCGCAGAATCTCGGCGACGGGCTCTCCGTTAAGTCGTCGACCGATAAGATCATGCCGTATTTCTATGCCCATCAGTTGCCGCTCGGCTTCGGCGGCTTGATCCTCGCCAACTTCCTGTGCGACGCCATGCAAACGCTCGTCTCGGGCGTGAACAGTATGACGGCCGTCGCGTCGAACGATCTGTTTCGCGGCGACGGCTCGAAGCGGAGCGCCGCGGAAGCCGATCGCCGGCAACTGGTCGTGGCCCGCGCGATGACGCTCGGCATCGGACTCTTCTGCACTTGCCTCGCGGCCGGCACCGCTTGGCTCGCCCAGCGCGACGACCACGGCATCTACGAACTCCT
Proteins encoded in this window:
- a CDS encoding sodium/solute symporter (Members of the Solute:Sodium Symporter (SSS), TC 2.A.21 as described in tcdb.org, catalyze solute:Na+ symport. Known solutes for members of the family include sugars, amino acids, nucleosides, inositols, vitamins, urea or anions, depending on the system.); this encodes MPSLIAAAPARHAGMGWFDYALVLVYLLFTAGIVWWSSRREANTEQFFLGGRRMPWFAVGLSIMATLLSTITYLGMPGEFIKHGITAMAQYIAYPLVVPVVFCLFVPFFMRLRLTSVYEYLERRFNSPTRILGGTLFFFLKIGWIALVMYSAALALEMMAHADVRNMLTPLGLADHGLYVMIFALGLTATSYAFFGGMRAVVWTDVLQAVMLFGGALVIIIYVMATTGEGISVWWDAVASQRTSRAKPILFDVNPTTRLTVFTVILNGFFWAMCTHGSDQVVLQRYFTTTSIRAARNSFLINIAAQVLIGVLLALAGLALLYFYLVNPQNLGDGLSVKSSTDKIMPYFYAHQLPLGFGGLILANFLCDAMQTLVSGVNSMTAVASNDLFRGDGSKRSAAEADRRQLVVARAMTLGIGLFCTCLAAGTAWLAQRDDHGIYELLPRTFNMFLGPLASLFFVGMFIPRATARSVLPAAALALFVSVSWTWWKQLYGIDHQWYIDLFRNPETPDVLPGPPSIMWSIFVPCSVGFFTSAILSRIVDKNEDHPGRAYSWQEIMKRPPPQEDRS